ACAGGCGTCGAATTGATTCGCCTCGACAAGGAAGTCGATTTCCGCGGGAATCCCTGCGCCAGCCCTGAACACGTCTTGGCGGCGCTCCGAGCAGGGCGTGGCGAGGCCGGCATCGTCACTGAAGATCTCTGGAGAAACGTGCAAAGCAACGGCCAGGAAGGCGCATTCATCCAAGCGATTTGGACCTCGCCTGAGTTCAGCCATTGCGTGTTTACGGCAGCTTCGAACTTTGACGGCGATCTTGCGAAGCGCTTTACTTCATTGATGCTGAACATGGATCCCCAGGATCCGGAGACCGCGGAAATCATGCGGCTCGAGGGGACCAGCAAGTGGTTGTCTGGCAGCCAGGTTGGTTTCCAGGACCTCGTCGACGCGCTGCAAACCGAGAGCGCAGTAGCAGTGGAATAGCATTCCGCACAGGTCGCAATACGCGGAGGCGACTAAATTGTGGGCGCCGGCCGTGGGGGCGGAACGCCATTGCAACCAAGTCGCATCTGAGGGAGCGTCGTGTCGATTTCTTGACGCGTTCCGCGAAGTCCCAGCTTCGTTGCGGCGCCGCTCATGCGCTGCGGGCGAGCACGATTGCCGCGCCGACATGGAAGGCGATCCCCACCACGACCATCACTTTGGTCACGAGCGAAAGCAGCGCGGAAAACATGGAATAGTCCGTGTGTAAATCAAGGTCATGGCAAGCGATTCCGCGCGATGGCGGACGTAGTTGCCGTTGTTCTCTAGCAGGGCGGTCGGAAAGCAAATCCCGGGCCAATTTTGCCCAACAAATTGGCGACCAAGCTGAGTGAGTCCGGCAAGGGTTAGGCAGGGAATGCGGGGAGAGCCGCGACACGCTTGTGGCAATTCGCGGGCGGAGAATCTATAGTGGCAACCGTTGGTATCCAGGCAACCAGTTCCCCGGCGCCGGATGATGTCCGCCGCCGCGGCAAGGCGAGGAGCTTAGTCATGGTCAAGCGCGTCGGAGTAGCTTCCAGGCGGCGGTTTCTGAAGTCCGCCGCGGCCGTGGGCGCCGCGGTGATGGCCCCGCAGGTCATTCCCAGTTCGGCCCTGGGTCGCGATGGCGCCGTGGTGCCGAGCGAGCGGATCGTCCTGGGCGGCATCGGCATCGGCAACCGCGGGACCTACGACCTGGGCTGCTTTCTGGAACAGAAGGACGTCCAGTTCGTCGCCGTGTGCGATATCAAGGCGGCGCGCCGCCACGCCGTGAAGCAAATGGCCGATCAGCAGTACGGCAACCAGGATTGCGCGCAGTATCGCGACTTCCGCGAACTCCTCGCCCGCGACGACATCGACGCCGTGCTGATCGCCACCGGGCCGAATTGGCACGCCACCGCGGCGATGAACGCCGCCCGGGCCGGCAAGGACATCTACTGCGAGAAGCCCTGCACGAAGAACATTTCGCAAAGCCTGATCCTGGCCGAAACGATGCGCCGCACTGGCCGCGTATTTCAAGCTGGCACGCAGCGCCGCAACTTGCCGCACTTCGCCTTCGCCTGTGAACTTGCGCGGTCCGGAAAGCTTGGCAAGCTCAAGCGAGCGTACGCCCATCCGGCCGGGATGGAAGCCGTGATGAGCGGCTGGCTGCCGGGGGAACAGGCGCCTGCGAAGGATGTCATCGATTGGGACATGTATCTCGGCCCCGCGGCCTGGCGGCCCTTCAACGCCAAACTGCTCGACGGCTTCAACTTCGAAAAAGGGGGCGGGCTCGTCGGCGGCGGCATCTTGGAATGGGGCTCCCATTGCGTGGACCTCTGCCAGTTGGGCGTCGGCGCGGATGACACGGTGCCGGTCGAATACAATCCGCCCGAGAACGGCCAGATGGTCGCCCGCTATGCCAATGGCGTGGAGCTGATCATTCGCGAAACCGGCTGGATTCCACTCGGCTCCTGCCCCATCCGTTTCGAAGGCGAAACCGGTTGGGTGGAAACCGGCGATAGCGGGAAAATGGTGCTCAGCTCGCCGGAGTTGCTGGCCGGACAGACCGTGGAAGAAATCGGCGGATACCCAGCAACCTTCCACGTCCGCGATTTCCTTGACTGCGTGAAAACGCGCAGCCTGCCGAAGGCGCACGCCGACGCGGCCTGCTACGCCCATATCGCTTGCCACGCCGCGAACATCTCGCTCGCGCTGAAGCGCCAGTTGAAATACGACCCCGTGAAGAACGAATTCATCGACGATGAACAGGCCAACCGACTGCGGTCGGAAGCCTTGCGCGAACCGTGGCGCGTCTAGTCGCCCTGCCGGTTTCGCAACTGCCGCGTTGAGTCTGTTCCTTCAAATCGCGCACACCTCCCCTACAGGATTGCCTCGATGTTACGATCCGCATTCCCCACGCGACGTGCCGCATTGCTGGTGGCCGTCGCCTGGTCGCTTTGCCATTCCATCTCACTCGCGGATGACGCCAGCAACGCCGCGAAAGAACGCGAGTTGCTCACCGTGCTCCAAACCGGCGAGAAGGCCGATCAGGCGCTCGCCTGCAAACAACTGGCCATCTACGGCAGTGCGCTCACGGTGCCGGAGTTGGCGAAGCTGCTGGAAGATGAACAACTCAACTCCTGGGCTCGCACCGCGCTCGAAGCCATTCCGGGACCGGAAGCGGACGAGGCGTTACGCAACGCCACCGACAAGGTTTCCGGACGCTTGCTCGTGGGCGTACTCAACTCCATCGGCGTGCGACGCGACGCCGGCGCCGTGGAAGTGCTGATCGCTCGCCTGCCGAATGCCGACGGGGAAGTCGCGTCAGCAGCCGCAGTGGCGCTGGGCCGCATTGGCAACGACGCGGCGGCGCAAGCTTTGCGGAAGGCCTTGTCCACGACGTCGGGCGAAGTCCGCAGCGCCGTGGCCGAAGGCTGCATTTTGTGCGCGGAGCGCATGCTCGAAGCGGGTCGCAACGACGACGCCGTGAAGCTCTACGATGAAGTCCGCGAATCCGAAGCCCCGCGGCAACGCATTCTGGAAGCCACGCGCGGCGCGATTCTCTCGCGCGGCAATGAAGGCATTCCTCTGCTGGTCGAGCAACTGCGTTCGTCGGACCGAGGCCAGTTGCAAATTGGTCTCAGTACCGCCCGCGAACTGCCCGGGCGCGAAGTCGCGCAGGCCTTGGGCGCCGAGCTCGCAAATGCGAATCCACAGCGGGCTGTCATGTTGTTGGCGGCGCTGGCGGATCGCGAGGATGCGGCGGTAACGCCGGAAGTTTTGATCGCCGCGAATTCCGGGGCTTC
Above is a genomic segment from Planctomycetia bacterium containing:
- a CDS encoding PhnD/SsuA/transferrin family substrate-binding protein, whose product is MIRLDKEVDFRGNPCASPEHVLAALRAGRGEAGIVTEDLWRNVQSNGQEGAFIQAIWTSPEFSHCVFTAASNFDGDLAKRFTSLMLNMDPQDPETAEIMRLEGTSKWLSGSQVGFQDLVDALQTESAVAVE
- a CDS encoding Gfo/Idh/MocA family oxidoreductase — encoded protein: MVKRVGVASRRRFLKSAAAVGAAVMAPQVIPSSALGRDGAVVPSERIVLGGIGIGNRGTYDLGCFLEQKDVQFVAVCDIKAARRHAVKQMADQQYGNQDCAQYRDFRELLARDDIDAVLIATGPNWHATAAMNAARAGKDIYCEKPCTKNISQSLILAETMRRTGRVFQAGTQRRNLPHFAFACELARSGKLGKLKRAYAHPAGMEAVMSGWLPGEQAPAKDVIDWDMYLGPAAWRPFNAKLLDGFNFEKGGGLVGGGILEWGSHCVDLCQLGVGADDTVPVEYNPPENGQMVARYANGVELIIRETGWIPLGSCPIRFEGETGWVETGDSGKMVLSSPELLAGQTVEEIGGYPATFHVRDFLDCVKTRSLPKAHADAACYAHIACHAANISLALKRQLKYDPVKNEFIDDEQANRLRSEALREPWRV